One genomic segment of Photobacterium sp. DA100 includes these proteins:
- a CDS encoding AsmA family protein: MLEASMRFIGKIIATLIVLIALGVTIVLALLHTPYAAPMLSQAVNRLTPYTLSLADLRYHIRDPWHLTVNRPVLTLSDGQPPITANRLSLWLNPASLTQFTWQFDSLLIDEPVAHALQLDSLRLPEIYSRRLAISRLSVGTSPITLQQGELQLDNWHYQPNDPAPWWQQFDGNFQLAADDVQWQQWQARQLLLDGSHSDTKWKLNGFSLDWQHASINGQLDIATDQKTLDIQQITLSGLQLQDRGLTQTLQHQLEHWASLQWQATLHRVDILDSSIELPTISLNHANLSLTDWHWPGSAYSQQKAWLSFNAESGSWRQQSFTDPLLDLSFTPNAVILNGASVNALEGYWRVEGKVSPGTLQLDNLTSKGIKWFLPADWASHLSQALSPFKQIDIRSLDIGYAQLTAADSDIPWYINGLNLSGSDLILHPQPLFRLWHGNITATARQMSLNTVDLYEPLIDMASEQGLWQLKQAFLPFKDGLLEATGQLNLSQEGQPWQAALQGDSLPANILPQWLSVPWPASGRIDITAALQGLGQNYTSLAHSLNGELRATFRDSAVEQGGRSLFDAWLETSLSETPPLAKTAETDKPTPLAITPLQITSDRGRMTIAPLSITGQEIDAVLKGQWDLANPAGQWLELEAKLGCQHLIRRWQDGQQTVSGSLCDGKSI; the protein is encoded by the coding sequence ATGCTGGAAGCCTCTATGCGTTTTATTGGGAAAATCATCGCCACCTTGATTGTGCTCATTGCTCTGGGAGTCACCATCGTCCTGGCCCTGCTGCACACCCCCTATGCGGCGCCGATGCTCAGCCAAGCCGTCAACCGGCTGACCCCCTATACCTTAAGCCTCGCTGATCTGCGCTATCATATTCGGGATCCCTGGCACCTCACTGTCAACCGTCCTGTCTTGACACTCAGCGATGGCCAGCCACCTATCACCGCCAACCGGCTCTCCCTGTGGCTCAACCCTGCTTCCCTGACCCAATTTACGTGGCAATTTGACAGTTTGCTGATTGACGAACCGGTTGCTCACGCCCTGCAACTAGATAGCTTGAGACTGCCAGAGATATACAGCCGGCGCCTCGCGATCAGCCGGTTGAGCGTTGGCACCTCCCCAATTACCCTCCAGCAAGGAGAGCTCCAACTAGACAACTGGCATTACCAACCCAATGACCCAGCTCCTTGGTGGCAGCAGTTCGACGGAAATTTCCAATTAGCGGCCGACGATGTCCAATGGCAGCAGTGGCAAGCCAGGCAATTGCTGCTTGATGGTAGCCACAGCGACACCAAATGGAAGCTCAACGGTTTTTCTCTCGACTGGCAACATGCCAGCATCAATGGCCAACTTGACATTGCGACCGACCAAAAGACGCTAGATATCCAGCAGATCACCTTGTCCGGCCTACAGTTGCAAGACCGCGGGCTAACCCAAACACTGCAACATCAGCTCGAACACTGGGCCTCACTACAATGGCAGGCAACACTTCATCGAGTCGATATTCTCGACAGCAGCATCGAGCTCCCCACAATCAGCCTCAACCACGCCAACCTTTCCCTGACCGACTGGCATTGGCCCGGCTCCGCCTACTCGCAGCAGAAAGCCTGGTTATCATTCAATGCCGAAAGTGGCAGTTGGCGGCAGCAGTCATTTACCGATCCCCTGCTGGATCTGAGCTTCACCCCCAACGCCGTTATTCTCAATGGCGCCTCCGTCAACGCACTGGAAGGGTATTGGCGTGTAGAAGGCAAGGTTTCCCCAGGGACACTGCAATTAGATAACCTCACAAGCAAGGGAATCAAATGGTTCTTGCCCGCCGATTGGGCTAGCCATCTCTCGCAGGCACTCTCTCCATTCAAGCAGATCGATATCCGGTCACTGGATATTGGCTATGCTCAGCTAACGGCTGCTGACAGTGATATCCCCTGGTATATCAACGGGCTCAACCTCAGCGGTAGTGACTTAATACTCCACCCACAACCCTTATTCAGGCTCTGGCATGGCAATATTACCGCCACAGCCAGACAAATGAGCCTTAATACCGTCGACTTATACGAACCACTTATTGACATGGCAAGTGAGCAGGGCCTGTGGCAATTAAAGCAGGCCTTCTTGCCATTCAAGGACGGGTTGCTAGAAGCGACGGGGCAGCTGAATCTGAGCCAAGAAGGGCAGCCATGGCAGGCTGCACTCCAGGGTGATAGCCTGCCAGCCAATATATTGCCGCAATGGCTATCTGTGCCTTGGCCGGCCAGTGGCCGTATCGATATTACCGCCGCCCTTCAGGGGCTCGGCCAGAACTATACCAGCCTGGCCCATAGCCTGAACGGCGAACTACGGGCAACATTCCGCGACAGTGCCGTTGAGCAAGGCGGCCGTTCACTATTCGATGCCTGGTTAGAGACATCTCTATCTGAGACGCCCCCTTTAGCTAAGACAGCAGAGACGGATAAGCCCACACCACTGGCAATCACACCGCTTCAGATCACCAGTGACCGGGGAAGAATGACCATTGCACCGCTCAGTATTACAGGCCAAGAGATAGACGCGGTATTAAAGGGGCAATGGGATTTGGCCAACCCCGCCGGACAGTGGCTGGAACTGGAGGCAAAGTTAGGCTGCCAGCACCTGATCCGGCGCTGGCAGGATGGTCAGCAAACAGTATCCGGCTCGCTGTGTGACGGCAAGAGCATATAG
- a CDS encoding DUF4124 domain-containing protein, translating to MYWIPHVLAAFLAALATLPPTTSASQIYTWQDEDGTTHFSDKPHPGASALYIQPPEVSSPPLPSTIDAVPKTAPSPSDAALPLPSIALTSPADQQTLRDNQGHIMVAAVANRKLNQGHSAQLRLDGEPYGRPQTQLTWPLTNIDRGSHTLQVDLLKHGKVIASSEEITVFLHRARINQRPAPHPVPK from the coding sequence ATGTACTGGATCCCGCATGTACTCGCGGCTTTTTTAGCGGCTTTGGCCACGCTCCCGCCCACCACGTCAGCCTCCCAGATCTATACCTGGCAAGATGAAGACGGCACCACCCACTTTTCCGATAAGCCTCACCCCGGAGCCTCGGCGCTCTACATCCAGCCACCGGAAGTCTCATCTCCTCCGCTGCCGAGCACAATCGATGCCGTGCCGAAAACCGCTCCCTCGCCCAGCGACGCAGCCCTACCGCTACCAAGCATCGCGCTCACCAGTCCGGCGGATCAGCAAACCCTGCGCGATAACCAGGGCCACATCATGGTAGCCGCGGTCGCTAACCGTAAACTCAACCAAGGCCATAGCGCCCAGTTGCGTCTTGATGGTGAACCATACGGCCGTCCGCAGACCCAACTGACCTGGCCCCTCACCAACATTGATCGCGGCAGCCATACCCTGCAGGTCGATTTGCTCAAACACGGCAAGGTTATTGCATCATCAGAAGAAATTACTGTCTTCTTGCACCGTGCCCGTATCAACCAACGCCCGGCACCGCACCCAGTGCCCAAATAA
- a CDS encoding AAA family ATPase: protein MQPIIITGGPGAGKTSLLDALARRGYMTFPEVSRALIREQAALPGGVLPWTDLPRFAALCLDRMSNQREQAKRGTMPAFVDRAIGDICAYLTIGGIEVEEHYQAMAKGYFPTVFVCAPHGDIYVQDDERPHSFAEAEQIHRQLIATYRELGYEVVDVPWGGIEQRATWLLARLKQE, encoded by the coding sequence ATGCAACCCATCATTATTACCGGGGGACCGGGAGCAGGGAAAACCTCGCTGCTCGACGCCTTGGCTCGGCGCGGGTACATGACTTTCCCGGAAGTCTCCCGAGCCTTGATCCGCGAGCAGGCGGCCCTGCCTGGCGGTGTGCTGCCCTGGACGGATCTGCCCCGCTTTGCCGCGCTTTGCCTCGATAGGATGAGCAACCAGCGCGAGCAGGCCAAGCGTGGAACCATGCCGGCCTTTGTTGACCGGGCAATTGGCGATATCTGTGCCTACTTGACTATCGGTGGCATCGAAGTGGAAGAACATTACCAGGCAATGGCCAAGGGCTACTTCCCGACGGTCTTTGTCTGTGCGCCGCATGGCGATATCTATGTCCAGGATGACGAGCGGCCGCACAGTTTTGCCGAGGCCGAGCAGATCCACCGGCAACTTATCGCGACCTACCGCGAGCTCGGCTACGAAGTCGTTGATGTACCGTGGGGGGGGATCGAGCAGCGGGCCACATGGCTATTGGCCCGGCTCAAACAGGAATAA
- the typA gene encoding translational GTPase TypA, which produces MSNPQIDKLRNIAIIAHVDHGKTTLVDKLLQQSGTLESRGEVEERVMDSNDIEKERGITILAKNTAINWNDYRINIVDTPGHADFGGEVERIMSMVDSVLLIVDAVDGPMPQTRFVTQKAFAHGLKPIVVINKIDRPGARPDWVMDQVFDLFDNLGATDEQLDFQVVYASALNGWATLEEGETGDDMEPLFQAIVDNVAAPDVDVDGALQMQISQLDYSSYVGVIGVGRVTRGSVKPNQQVTVIGADGKTRNGKVGTILGYLGLERHEVEQATAGDIIAITGLGELKISDTICDVNAVEALPALSVDEPTVTMTFQVNTSPFAGKEGKYVTSRNILERLQKELVHNVALRVEETEDPDKFRVSGRGELHLSILIENMRREGFELAVSRPEVIIKEEDDQLMEPFETVTIDVQEEHQGGIMENIGLRKGELTDMSPDGKGRVRMDFMMPSRGLIGFQTEFMTLTSGSGLMYHTFDHYGPHKGGTIGQRNNGVLIANAAGKALTNALFNLQERGRLFIGHGVEVYEGMIIGIHSRDNDLTVNALKGKQLTNVRASGTDDAQVLTPPIKYTLEQALEFIDDDELVEVTPESIRIRKKLLTETDRKRASRSAK; this is translated from the coding sequence ATGTCTAATCCACAGATCGATAAATTAAGAAATATCGCAATTATTGCGCACGTTGACCACGGTAAAACCACCCTGGTTGACAAACTGCTTCAGCAGTCTGGCACGTTAGAGTCTCGCGGTGAAGTTGAAGAACGCGTAATGGATTCCAACGACATCGAAAAAGAACGTGGTATTACCATTCTTGCCAAGAACACAGCGATTAACTGGAATGATTACCGCATCAACATCGTAGATACCCCGGGACACGCCGACTTCGGTGGTGAAGTAGAGCGTATCATGTCGATGGTTGACTCTGTACTGCTGATCGTTGATGCCGTTGACGGCCCAATGCCTCAGACGCGCTTCGTAACCCAGAAGGCGTTTGCCCACGGCCTGAAGCCAATCGTGGTTATCAACAAGATCGACCGTCCGGGCGCGCGTCCTGACTGGGTGATGGATCAGGTCTTCGACCTGTTCGACAACCTGGGTGCGACCGACGAGCAGCTGGACTTCCAGGTTGTTTACGCATCAGCACTTAACGGCTGGGCAACGCTGGAAGAAGGCGAGACTGGCGATGACATGGAACCATTGTTCCAGGCTATCGTTGACAACGTTGCTGCACCTGACGTTGATGTTGACGGTGCCCTGCAGATGCAGATTTCTCAGCTTGACTACAGCTCATACGTGGGTGTTATCGGTGTAGGCCGTGTTACCCGTGGTAGCGTGAAGCCGAACCAGCAAGTGACTGTTATCGGTGCAGACGGCAAAACCCGCAACGGTAAAGTTGGCACGATCCTTGGCTACCTTGGCCTTGAGCGTCACGAAGTTGAGCAGGCGACTGCCGGCGACATCATCGCAATCACCGGTCTGGGTGAGCTAAAGATCTCTGATACTATCTGTGACGTGAACGCGGTTGAAGCGCTACCTGCTTTGTCTGTTGACGAGCCAACAGTAACCATGACGTTCCAGGTAAACACTTCTCCGTTCGCTGGTAAAGAAGGTAAGTACGTCACTTCACGTAACATCCTTGAGCGCCTGCAGAAAGAATTGGTACACAACGTTGCCCTGCGCGTTGAAGAAACTGAAGACCCGGACAAGTTCCGCGTCTCTGGCCGTGGTGAACTTCACCTGTCTATCCTGATCGAAAACATGCGTCGTGAAGGCTTCGAGCTAGCGGTATCTCGTCCTGAAGTTATCATCAAAGAAGAAGATGATCAGCTGATGGAACCGTTCGAAACCGTGACTATCGATGTCCAGGAAGAGCACCAGGGCGGTATCATGGAGAACATCGGCCTGCGTAAGGGTGAGCTGACTGACATGTCTCCAGATGGCAAAGGCCGTGTGCGCATGGACTTCATGATGCCTTCTCGTGGCCTGATCGGTTTCCAGACTGAGTTCATGACCTTGACTTCTGGTTCTGGCCTGATGTACCACACGTTTGACCACTACGGCCCACACAAAGGCGGTACCATCGGTCAGCGTAACAATGGTGTGTTGATTGCTAACGCAGCGGGTAAAGCCCTGACTAACGCCCTGTTTAACCTGCAGGAGCGTGGTCGCCTGTTCATCGGTCACGGTGTAGAAGTGTACGAAGGTATGATCATCGGTATTCACAGCCGTGACAACGACCTGACGGTTAACGCCCTGAAAGGTAAGCAGCTAACTAACGTTCGTGCATCTGGTACCGATGACGCGCAGGTGCTGACTCCGCCGATCAAGTACACGCTTGAGCAAGCACTGGAGTTCATCGATGATGACGAGCTAGTGGAAGTAACACCTGAAAGCATCCGTATTCGTAAGAAACTACTTACGGAAACCGATCGTAAGCGTGCCAGCCGCTCAGCAAAATAA
- the dtd gene encoding D-aminoacyl-tRNA deacylase, with amino-acid sequence MIALIQRVSEASVTVDGQVTGAIGKGLLVLLGVEKGDDEAKAKRLREKVLGYRVFEDEDGKMNLNVQQAGGSVLVVSQFTLAADTKKGMRPGFSNGAAPQDAEKMYEYFVDCCKETGIKTETGIFAADMKVALLNDGPVTFWLQV; translated from the coding sequence ATGATTGCACTGATCCAACGGGTGAGCGAGGCGAGCGTGACGGTAGATGGCCAGGTGACTGGCGCTATCGGTAAAGGCTTGCTGGTGCTGCTTGGCGTAGAGAAAGGCGATGATGAAGCCAAGGCCAAGCGACTGCGCGAAAAAGTGCTGGGCTACCGGGTGTTCGAAGATGAAGACGGCAAGATGAACCTCAATGTTCAGCAGGCCGGGGGCAGTGTGTTGGTCGTTTCGCAATTTACGTTGGCGGCGGATACCAAGAAGGGGATGCGTCCAGGCTTTTCCAACGGTGCCGCACCGCAGGATGCCGAGAAGATGTACGAATACTTTGTTGATTGCTGCAAGGAAACGGGGATCAAGACGGAAACCGGGATCTTTGCTGCCGATATGAAAGTGGCACTGCTCAACGATGGCCCGGTAACTTTCTGGTTGCAGGTATAA
- a CDS encoding DUF2959 domain-containing protein gives MPYLLAILLSLTALTGCQSAYYSAMEQVGIHKRDIMVDRVEDANEAQQDAQQQFTSALDALKALNQFDGGDLESAYNQVNDQYEASSDAAEKVRERIAAIEDVADALFEEWQDELALYSSSKLRRDSESKLNTTKASYQRMLSAMHRAEQKMDPVLDTLRDNTLYLKHNLNAAAIGSLQGEFQSLQRDIQRAITDMEAAITESERFISQLQRS, from the coding sequence ATGCCCTACCTGCTTGCGATCCTTCTCAGCCTCACCGCCCTGACGGGTTGCCAAAGTGCCTATTATTCAGCCATGGAACAAGTCGGCATTCACAAACGCGATATTATGGTCGACCGGGTCGAGGATGCCAACGAAGCCCAGCAAGATGCCCAGCAACAATTCACCAGTGCCCTCGATGCCCTCAAGGCGCTCAACCAATTCGACGGTGGCGATCTAGAAAGCGCCTACAACCAGGTCAATGACCAATACGAGGCCAGCAGCGACGCGGCCGAGAAAGTCCGCGAGCGCATCGCCGCCATTGAAGATGTTGCCGACGCCCTGTTCGAGGAGTGGCAGGATGAGCTAGCGCTCTACAGCAGCAGTAAACTGCGCCGCGACAGCGAGTCCAAACTCAACACGACCAAGGCTTCCTACCAGCGGATGCTGAGCGCGATGCACCGGGCCGAACAGAAAATGGATCCCGTTCTCGATACCCTACGGGATAATACCCTGTATTTAAAGCATAACCTCAACGCCGCCGCCATCGGCTCCCTGCAGGGCGAGTTCCAATCGCTGCAACGGGATATCCAGCGGGCGATCACCGATATGGAGGCCGCCATCACCGAGTCGGAGCGCTTTATCTCTCAGTTGCAACGCAGCTAG
- the glnA gene encoding glutamate--ammonia ligase — protein sequence MSVENVLALIQENEVKFVDLRFTDTKGKEQHISIPAHQIDADFFEEGKMFDGSSVAGWKGINESDMVMMPDAASAVLDPFTEDATLNIRCDILEPATMQGYDRDPRSIAKRAEDFMRSTGIADTVLVGPEPEFFLFDDVKFATDMSGSFFKIDDVEAAWNTGSDFEGGNKGHRPGVKGGYFPVAPVDSSQDIRSAMCLIMEEMGLVVEAHHHEVATAGQNEIATRFNTLTTKADEIQIYKYVVHNVAHAFGKTATFMPKPLVGDNGSGMHVHQSLAKDGVNLFAGDKYGGLSETALYYIGGIIKHARAINAFANPATNSYKRLVPGFEAPVMLAYSARNRSASIRIPVVPSPKARRIEVRFGDPAANPYLAFAAMLMAGLDGIQNKIHPGEAMDKDLYDLPAEEAAEIPTVAESLQGALQALSDDREFLTAGGVFSDDFIDSYIALKSQDVEKVNMTTHPLEFELYYSV from the coding sequence ATGTCAGTAGAAAACGTACTTGCGCTGATCCAGGAAAACGAAGTTAAGTTTGTTGACCTACGCTTTACCGATACCAAGGGTAAAGAGCAGCACATCTCTATCCCTGCCCACCAGATCGATGCTGACTTCTTCGAAGAAGGCAAGATGTTCGACGGCTCTTCTGTTGCTGGTTGGAAAGGTATCAACGAATCAGATATGGTGATGATGCCAGATGCAGCGAGCGCGGTACTAGACCCGTTCACCGAAGATGCAACCCTGAACATCCGCTGTGACATCCTAGAGCCTGCTACAATGCAAGGCTACGACCGTGACCCACGATCTATTGCCAAGCGTGCGGAAGATTTCATGCGCTCAACCGGCATTGCCGACACAGTACTAGTCGGCCCTGAGCCAGAGTTCTTCCTATTCGACGACGTGAAGTTCGCGACAGACATGTCAGGCTCTTTCTTCAAGATCGACGACGTAGAAGCAGCCTGGAACACAGGCTCTGACTTCGAAGGCGGTAACAAAGGCCACCGTCCAGGCGTTAAAGGCGGTTACTTCCCAGTCGCTCCGGTTGACTCATCACAGGACATCCGTTCTGCCATGTGTCTCATCATGGAAGAGATGGGCCTGGTCGTTGAAGCCCACCACCACGAAGTTGCGACGGCGGGCCAGAACGAAATCGCTACCCGCTTCAACACGCTAACAACCAAAGCCGACGAAATCCAAATCTACAAGTACGTGGTGCACAACGTCGCTCACGCATTTGGCAAAACAGCCACCTTCATGCCTAAGCCACTGGTTGGCGACAACGGCTCAGGTATGCACGTCCACCAGTCACTGGCGAAAGACGGTGTTAACCTGTTTGCAGGCGACAAGTACGGCGGCCTGTCTGAAACTGCGCTTTACTACATCGGCGGTATCATCAAGCACGCTCGCGCAATCAACGCATTTGCCAACCCAGCTACCAACTCATACAAGCGTCTGGTACCGGGCTTCGAAGCGCCGGTTATGCTAGCTTACTCTGCACGTAACCGCTCTGCTTCTATCCGTATCCCAGTGGTACCAAGCCCGAAAGCACGCCGTATCGAAGTTCGCTTCGGTGATCCAGCGGCAAACCCATACCTGGCTTTCGCAGCCATGCTAATGGCTGGCCTTGACGGTATCCAGAACAAGATCCACCCGGGCGAAGCCATGGACAAAGATCTGTACGACCTACCAGCAGAAGAAGCCGCTGAAATCCCAACAGTTGCTGAATCACTACAGGGCGCACTACAGGCACTAAGCGACGACCGTGAGTTCCTAACTGCCGGTGGCGTATTCTCTGACGATTTCATCGATTCTTACATCGCTCTGAAATCCCAGGATGTCGAGAAAGTGAACATGACGACTCACCCGCTTGAATTCGAACTGTACTACTCAGTTTAA
- a CDS encoding virulence factor BrkB family protein has product MADKPTTSKHRWRRRARSVMAFSGYLQHRIGHDRLTVTAGSMAYVTLLSLVPLITVVLSALSTFPVFAGLGELLQNFVIENFVPAAGEVVKQYLNEFVANAGKMTAVGVAALFVVAMMLISSIDKSLNYIWRVHEKRRPVISFSIYWMVLTLGPILVGSSIAVSSYLGSLNLLGSDAVNGLLQRSLRWLPVIMSSSAFLGLYLLVPNTKVRLRHALVGAVIASILFELSKKGFALYITNFPSYQVIYGALAVVPILFVWVYLCWCIVLFGAEITASLGEKSHWHPEAKGWQTTVPTRAELSELQPPPDQQTEIQQTTEKGKNE; this is encoded by the coding sequence ATGGCTGACAAACCAACAACTAGCAAGCATAGGTGGCGGCGGCGAGCACGCAGCGTGATGGCGTTTTCCGGGTATTTGCAACACCGGATCGGCCATGACCGGCTGACGGTGACTGCAGGCTCGATGGCCTATGTCACCCTGCTGTCTTTGGTGCCGCTGATCACCGTGGTGCTGTCGGCCCTATCGACCTTCCCGGTCTTTGCCGGGTTGGGCGAGCTGCTGCAAAATTTCGTGATTGAAAACTTTGTTCCGGCCGCCGGGGAGGTGGTCAAGCAATACCTCAACGAGTTCGTTGCCAATGCCGGCAAGATGACCGCGGTGGGGGTGGCAGCCCTGTTCGTGGTGGCAATGATGCTGATTTCGTCGATCGACAAGTCGCTCAACTATATCTGGCGGGTGCATGAAAAGCGCCGCCCGGTGATCTCGTTTTCGATTTACTGGATGGTACTCACTCTCGGGCCGATCTTGGTCGGCAGTAGTATCGCCGTCAGCTCCTACCTCGGTTCGCTCAACCTGCTCGGCAGTGATGCAGTTAACGGCCTGCTCCAACGCTCCTTGCGCTGGCTGCCGGTGATCATGTCAAGCAGTGCATTTCTGGGCCTCTACCTCTTGGTCCCCAATACCAAGGTTCGCTTGCGCCATGCCTTGGTTGGTGCGGTGATTGCCAGTATCTTGTTTGAGCTGAGCAAGAAAGGGTTCGCCCTCTACATTACCAATTTCCCATCTTATCAGGTGATTTATGGTGCCCTGGCGGTGGTGCCAATTTTATTTGTCTGGGTGTACCTGTGTTGGTGTATTGTGTTGTTCGGGGCCGAAATTACAGCCAGCCTTGGCGAGAAGAGCCACTGGCATCCAGAAGCCAAGGGGTGGCAGACGACGGTGCCGACCCGGGCTGAATTATCCGAACTTCAGCCCCCGCCAGATCAACAGACTGAAATTCAACAGACAACAGAAAAAGGTAAAAACGAATGA
- the glnL gene encoding nitrogen regulation protein NR(II) gives MTADFSSLILDNQVTAIVLLDESLTIRYVNPAAEQLLSFSKRRLNNTRFPDLLQHTSLDLTLIPETLQSGQGLADSDVTFVIDGRHHTLELNASPLSWQRELLILLELKPIDQQRRISQELSQHAQQQAARELVRGLAHEIKNPLGGLRGAAQLLEKTLPDPSYTEYTQMIIEQADRLRNLVDRLLGPQRPGSRQKDNIHVVLEKVRQLISIDCGENIQLHRDYDPSLPDFTMDAEQLEQAILNIVSNASLALKQHGGGNITLKTRTAHQALIHGKRYRVAAKIDIIDDGPGIPSDIQDTLFYPMVTGREGGTGLGLSIAQNLVDQHQGKIEVVSWPGHTKFTLYLPIM, from the coding sequence GTGACGGCTGACTTTTCTTCCCTGATCCTGGACAACCAAGTCACGGCAATCGTGTTGCTCGATGAGTCGCTGACCATACGCTACGTCAACCCGGCCGCTGAGCAGCTGTTGTCGTTCAGCAAGCGCCGGCTCAACAACACCCGCTTCCCGGATCTGCTCCAGCATACCTCGCTGGATTTAACCCTGATCCCGGAAACGCTACAAAGTGGGCAAGGACTGGCCGACAGCGACGTGACATTTGTCATCGACGGCCGTCACCACACACTGGAGCTCAATGCCAGCCCGCTGTCGTGGCAGCGCGAGCTGTTGATTCTGCTAGAGCTCAAGCCGATTGACCAGCAGCGCCGGATCAGCCAGGAGCTCAGCCAGCACGCCCAGCAGCAAGCCGCCAGGGAGTTGGTCCGCGGGCTGGCCCATGAAATCAAGAACCCACTTGGCGGCCTGCGCGGCGCCGCCCAGCTGCTGGAGAAAACCCTGCCCGACCCCAGCTATACCGAATACACCCAGATGATCATCGAGCAGGCCGATCGGCTGCGCAACCTGGTCGACCGCCTGCTCGGGCCGCAGCGTCCCGGCAGCCGCCAGAAAGACAACATCCATGTGGTCCTGGAGAAAGTCCGCCAGTTGATCAGTATCGACTGCGGCGAGAATATCCAGCTGCACCGCGACTACGATCCCAGCCTGCCCGACTTCACCATGGATGCCGAGCAGCTGGAGCAGGCCATCCTCAATATTGTCAGCAATGCCTCACTGGCCCTCAAGCAACACGGCGGCGGCAATATCACCCTCAAGACCCGCACCGCCCACCAGGCGCTGATCCACGGCAAACGCTATCGGGTGGCCGCCAAGATCGACATTATCGACGATGGCCCCGGGATCCCGAGTGACATTCAGGACACCTTGTTCTACCCCATGGTCACCGGGCGCGAGGGCGGCACTGGGCTAGGGTTGTCCATTGCACAGAACCTGGTCGACCAGCACCAAGGCAAGATAGAAGTCGTGAGCTGGCCGGGC
- a CDS encoding bifunctional GNAT family N-acetyltransferase/hotdog fold thioesterase yields the protein MFRLVTPQTEEELASYYDFRWRMLREPWHMPVGSERDAYDDLSCHRMIVSDSGQTIAIGRLYMTPDNDGQIRYMAVHPDHRHQGMGAIVLMALESLAREEGAKRLVCNAREDAIPFYLRSGFTNQGELSEEKGPVRHQQMLKHLDPLTEVVRHPDWCQELQELWQSQIPISERMGVKISQYTGYRFEVSALINANLNTKANMFAGSIFTMATLAGWGFVWMLLKERKYKADIVLVDSHIRYRSPVKERPRAVVTVEDLEGDVERLATNRKGRAIVKVNVYSGDELASTFTGTYMLLPSHSEPDTVC from the coding sequence ATGTTTCGACTTGTCACCCCACAAACGGAAGAAGAGCTGGCTAGCTATTATGATTTTCGCTGGCGGATGCTGCGTGAGCCTTGGCATATGCCAGTGGGCTCTGAGCGTGACGCTTATGATGATTTGAGCTGTCACCGGATGATTGTCAGTGATAGCGGCCAGACGATTGCCATTGGCCGCTTGTATATGACCCCGGATAACGATGGCCAGATCCGCTATATGGCAGTGCACCCCGACCACCGTCACCAGGGGATGGGGGCGATTGTTTTGATGGCGCTGGAATCATTAGCCCGTGAGGAAGGGGCGAAGCGATTGGTGTGTAATGCCCGTGAGGACGCGATCCCGTTCTACTTGCGTAGCGGCTTTACTAACCAAGGCGAGCTGAGTGAAGAAAAGGGGCCGGTGCGGCATCAGCAAATGCTCAAGCATCTGGATCCGCTGACGGAAGTGGTGCGCCATCCTGATTGGTGCCAGGAGCTGCAGGAGTTGTGGCAGTCCCAGATCCCAATCAGCGAACGCATGGGGGTGAAAATCAGCCAATACACCGGCTACCGCTTTGAGGTCAGTGCCCTGATCAACGCCAATCTCAATACCAAAGCCAATATGTTCGCCGGCAGTATCTTTACCATGGCGACCCTCGCTGGCTGGGGCTTTGTCTGGATGCTACTGAAAGAGCGCAAATATAAAGCGGATATTGTTCTGGTCGACAGCCATATTCGCTACCGCTCTCCGGTCAAAGAACGCCCGCGGGCTGTGGTGACCGTAGAGGATCTCGAGGGCGATGTTGAGCGCCTTGCGACGAACCGCAAGGGCCGGGCCATCGTCAAGGTCAATGTTTACAGCGGCGATGAATTGGCCTCGACCTTTACCGGTACCTATATGCTCTTGCCGTCACACAGCGAGCCGGATACTGTTTGCTGA